The following are from one region of the Phycisphaerae bacterium genome:
- the nbaC gene encoding 3-hydroxyanthranilate 3,4-dioxygenase, which yields MAIGNAFNFRQWIDEHRHLLKPPVGNKIVWEDTDIMVMVVGGPNIRKDFHINPTEEFYYQLEGNMTLRIREDGTVRDIPINEGDIFLLPPHVPHSPQRPANTVGLVIERRRPEGEHDHVRWYCEKCGEILHDPHFYLTNLGTQLKPVIQEFIQNEALRTCKHCGAKMEIPPPPKAT from the coding sequence ATGGCCATCGGCAACGCATTCAATTTCCGCCAATGGATCGATGAACATCGCCACCTTCTGAAGCCTCCGGTCGGCAACAAGATCGTCTGGGAGGACACGGACATCATGGTCATGGTCGTGGGTGGCCCGAACATTCGGAAAGACTTCCATATCAACCCGACGGAGGAGTTCTATTACCAGTTGGAAGGGAATATGACACTTCGAATTCGCGAAGATGGAACAGTTCGCGATATTCCCATCAACGAGGGCGACATCTTCCTGCTGCCTCCGCATGTGCCGCATTCGCCACAGCGTCCGGCGAATACAGTGGGCCTCGTCATCGAACGGCGACGCCCGGAAGGCGAGCACGACCATGTGCGATGGTACTGTGAAAAGTGCGGTGAGATTCTGCACGACCCGCACTTCTATTTGACGAATCTCGGTACACAACTCAAGCCGGTCATTCAGGAATTCATACAAAACGAAGCCTTGAGAACCTGCAAACACTGCGGCGCGAAGATGGAAATTCCGCCACCGCCCAAAGCAACGTGA
- a CDS encoding insulinase family protein encodes MQFADTITTSCRFPSELTIAERRRGRPAAWASLRIWTASAILALLAAAVSPASAQDVKYEKYKLENGMTVILHQDHSLPVATINLWYYVGGKDESPGRSGFAHLFEHLMFMGTRRVEGNKFDALMEGGGGWNNASTSWDRTNYYSFGPSRLLPTLLWLDADRLEDLGREMTQEKLDKQREVVRNERRQTSEMQPYGRADLKVSELMYPIGHPYHIEVIGTHEDLQAASVQDVKEFFNTFYVPNNLSLVVAGDFDPAEIKPLVEKLFGTLPRSADPRHAQADPVKLTEVKRLTLTDQVQFSRLSLVYHSPAEFQAGDAEMTLVGRILGEGKSSRLYKRLVYDDKLATSVSAYQMSGMLGSLFQIQVMARPGVSLDQIEQVTDEVIGEFLAEGPTDAELERQKSAIEYEMLSGLESLLSKADALNKYNFYFGEPNGFKRDLDRFRRETPASILKVAKETLTPNARLIMRVLSEADAGKPSSSSNDTLAGRDEQPGEMATRDFIPQAPTIFKLSNGIEVRHWQRSELPLVEISLFQKAGALFADVDKPGLAYLTASMLDEGAGDLDALAFSDALDMLGATLQASADREYASVDIAVLKRNLDKAIGLFADAILRPRFDQKEWDRVKRLHLEALKQAEDRATVVASRVGMMAFFGADHPFGVPVNGTTDSINSIELADVKRCHAMVYVPAGAIIFVAGDLTADEAKSTLEKAFGGWAAPSGASQPAPMAVEQPAAAPMRVVLVDKPGAVQTVIRFYMPGPKANDPNRVKYDLLNTILGGSFTSRLNQNLREDKGYTYGARSTYNMARSVGYMSAGADVQAEVTGAALKEFLAEFGAIRGGDIKSQEAGKTRETNRMEIVQGFQGLSGVINTAESLEVAGRPFESLAADLATMFGITESDLNALANKAIPLENALVVLVGDRKLIESQLSGLGLPKPELLTVRGESVP; translated from the coding sequence ATGCAATTCGCTGACACAATAACCACATCCTGCCGGTTCCCGTCGGAATTGACAATCGCGGAACGAAGGAGAGGGCGACCAGCCGCTTGGGCATCTCTTCGAATCTGGACCGCATCGGCAATTCTCGCGCTTCTGGCGGCCGCCGTCTCCCCGGCTTCCGCTCAGGACGTCAAGTACGAGAAATACAAGCTAGAGAACGGAATGACCGTGATTCTGCATCAGGATCACTCCTTGCCGGTCGCAACAATCAACCTTTGGTACTACGTCGGAGGCAAGGACGAGTCTCCGGGGCGATCGGGCTTTGCGCACCTTTTCGAGCATCTCATGTTCATGGGAACCCGCCGAGTGGAAGGCAACAAGTTTGATGCCCTGATGGAGGGCGGCGGCGGTTGGAACAACGCATCCACGTCTTGGGACCGAACGAATTACTACTCCTTCGGGCCGAGCCGCCTGCTGCCGACTTTGCTCTGGCTCGATGCGGACCGGTTGGAGGACCTCGGCCGCGAGATGACTCAGGAGAAGCTCGACAAACAGCGGGAAGTCGTTCGCAATGAGCGTCGACAAACCAGTGAGATGCAGCCCTACGGCCGCGCTGATCTGAAGGTTTCCGAACTGATGTACCCCATCGGGCATCCTTATCACATCGAGGTCATCGGCACCCATGAAGACCTCCAGGCGGCCAGCGTGCAGGACGTGAAAGAGTTTTTCAATACGTTTTATGTTCCGAACAATCTGTCGCTGGTCGTCGCCGGCGATTTTGATCCTGCGGAGATCAAGCCGCTTGTCGAGAAGCTGTTCGGCACGTTGCCCAGATCGGCTGATCCGCGGCACGCGCAGGCCGATCCGGTCAAATTAACCGAAGTGAAGCGGCTGACCCTGACGGATCAGGTGCAATTCAGTCGGCTCTCACTGGTTTACCACAGTCCCGCCGAGTTTCAGGCAGGTGACGCGGAGATGACGCTCGTCGGACGCATCCTCGGCGAGGGCAAGAGCAGCCGCCTGTATAAGCGGCTGGTCTATGACGACAAGCTCGCCACGAGCGTCTCGGCTTATCAGATGTCGGGTATGCTGGGATCACTGTTTCAGATTCAAGTCATGGCTCGGCCCGGCGTGTCACTCGATCAGATCGAGCAGGTGACGGATGAAGTGATCGGCGAGTTTTTGGCCGAGGGGCCGACCGACGCAGAGCTGGAGCGACAGAAATCCGCAATTGAATACGAAATGCTGTCCGGTCTTGAAAGCCTTCTGAGCAAGGCAGACGCGTTGAATAAGTACAATTTCTACTTCGGCGAGCCGAACGGCTTCAAACGCGATCTGGACCGGTTTCGCCGCGAGACACCGGCGTCCATTTTGAAAGTCGCGAAAGAAACGCTGACGCCGAACGCACGGCTGATTATGCGCGTGCTCTCGGAGGCTGACGCAGGAAAACCAAGCTCCAGTTCGAATGACACGCTCGCCGGCCGGGACGAACAACCGGGTGAAATGGCGACGCGCGACTTTATCCCGCAGGCTCCGACAATCTTCAAGCTGTCGAACGGGATTGAAGTTCGACACTGGCAGCGAAGTGAGTTGCCGTTGGTCGAGATTTCGCTCTTTCAAAAGGCCGGCGCGCTGTTTGCAGACGTGGACAAGCCCGGACTTGCCTACCTGACTGCGTCGATGCTGGATGAAGGCGCGGGAGATTTGGACGCGCTGGCATTCAGTGACGCGCTTGACATGCTGGGCGCGACATTGCAAGCGAGCGCGGACCGTGAATATGCCTCGGTCGATATCGCCGTCCTGAAACGAAATCTGGACAAGGCAATCGGGCTGTTCGCCGATGCGATACTTCGACCTCGCTTCGATCAGAAGGAATGGGACCGCGTCAAACGGCTGCATCTCGAGGCGTTGAAGCAGGCCGAGGACCGGGCGACGGTGGTCGCGTCGCGCGTTGGTATGATGGCGTTTTTTGGCGCGGATCACCCGTTTGGCGTTCCGGTAAATGGCACCACCGATTCGATCAACTCGATCGAACTCGCTGATGTGAAACGGTGTCATGCGATGGTCTATGTGCCTGCCGGCGCGATCATTTTCGTCGCAGGCGATCTGACGGCGGACGAAGCGAAATCCACCCTTGAAAAGGCGTTCGGCGGCTGGGCCGCACCGAGCGGAGCCTCTCAGCCTGCGCCGATGGCGGTGGAGCAGCCCGCGGCAGCGCCGATGCGTGTGGTGCTCGTGGACAAGCCAGGCGCGGTCCAGACCGTGATTCGCTTCTACATGCCCGGCCCGAAGGCAAATGACCCCAACCGAGTGAAGTATGACTTGCTGAATACCATCCTCGGCGGAAGTTTCACGAGCCGGCTGAATCAGAATCTGCGAGAGGACAAGGGGTACACCTACGGCGCGCGATCCACTTATAACATGGCTCGGAGCGTCGGCTACATGAGCGCGGGAGCAGACGTGCAGGCCGAGGTCACCGGCGCGGCACTGAAGGAGTTCTTGGCGGAGTTTGGCGCAATTCGCGGGGGGGATATTAAATCCCAGGAGGCTGGAAAGACGAGGGAAACGAATCGGATGGAAATTGTGCAGGGATTCCAGGGACTTTCCGGCGTGATCAACACGGCCGAGTCATTGGAAGTCGCTGGTCGGCCTTTCGAATCTTTGGCGGCGGACCTTGCAACCATGTTCGGCATCACGGAATCCGATCTGAACGCGCTGGCCAACAAGGCGATTCCACTGGAGAACGCCCTCGTGGTGTTGGTCGGTGATCGCAAGCTGATCGAGTCTCAGTTAAGTGGGCTGGGCCTGCCGAAACCGGAGCTGCTGACAGTTCGCGGAGAATCGGTCCCTTAA
- a CDS encoding gamma carbonic anhydrase family protein: protein MIVENARVILGNNVYIAPTAYVGGAVTLGDHCTIMHHVCIRGDVSHIRIGSRVNVQDGTVIHTHGGVDLDIEDDVSIGHRAVIHCTRVMSGSLIGIGSIVLDGSIIGRNCLVAAGALVPPNTVVPEGKVLMGVPAKIVRDVTEQEREYMRYVTRNYMELGLRHARGDYPCAPCSDR, encoded by the coding sequence ATGATAGTTGAAAACGCCCGCGTGATCCTCGGAAACAACGTGTACATCGCGCCGACTGCGTATGTCGGCGGCGCAGTCACGCTTGGCGACCACTGTACGATCATGCACCATGTCTGCATCCGCGGCGATGTCTCACACATTCGCATCGGTTCGCGCGTCAATGTGCAAGACGGCACGGTCATTCACACCCACGGCGGCGTCGATCTCGACATCGAAGACGACGTGAGCATCGGGCACCGCGCGGTGATACACTGCACGCGAGTCATGTCCGGATCGCTGATCGGCATCGGGTCAATTGTGCTGGACGGGAGCATCATCGGCCGAAACTGCCTGGTCGCGGCGGGCGCACTCGTTCCGCCCAATACAGTGGTCCCGGAAGGCAAGGTCTTGATGGGCGTGCCCGCAAAAATCGTCCGCGACGTGACGGAGCAGGAACGCGAGTACATGCGTTATGTCACCCGGAATTACATGGAGCTGGGTTTGCGCCACGCACGCGGCGACTACCCTTGTGCCCCCTGCTCCGATCGCTGA
- a CDS encoding DUF3473 domain-containing protein, which translates to MIHAFTIDVEDYHNIIARDHLERDGPPTRCVVDNTHRFLGWLADRSVRATFFVLGEVAEFYPELIREIAAGGHELGVHGYYHRQVFKLDRDSFRKEVVDAKRVIEQITGVAIRGHRAPAFSIMPQTGWGLEVLAEAGFDYDSSVFPIKGRRYGWPDFPRDIHRVSLANGLSIVEAPMSTVTVLGRRLPACGGGYIRHFPGFVTNWAMRRVAKERPAIVYLHPYEIEQGAEIDTASLEPSKSRGIRRFHALQLRNRATMEPKILSLLSRFQFAPLADVIDQTINSRAG; encoded by the coding sequence ATGATCCATGCGTTTACGATCGATGTCGAGGACTATCATAACATCATCGCGCGCGATCATCTGGAGAGGGATGGTCCGCCGACCCGATGCGTCGTAGACAACACCCATCGATTTCTTGGCTGGCTCGCGGATCGATCCGTTCGCGCCACGTTTTTCGTTCTCGGCGAGGTCGCGGAATTCTACCCTGAGCTGATTCGCGAAATCGCAGCGGGCGGACATGAGTTGGGCGTCCACGGTTACTATCATCGGCAGGTCTTCAAACTCGATCGCGACTCCTTTCGCAAGGAGGTTGTCGACGCCAAACGCGTCATTGAGCAAATCACGGGGGTTGCGATTCGCGGTCATCGTGCGCCAGCGTTCTCCATCATGCCGCAAACGGGATGGGGTCTTGAGGTTCTTGCTGAAGCTGGTTTTGACTACGACTCCAGCGTGTTCCCGATCAAGGGCCGGCGATACGGCTGGCCCGATTTTCCGCGGGACATCCACCGGGTCTCGCTCGCGAATGGGCTCTCAATCGTCGAGGCGCCGATGTCGACCGTGACCGTGCTGGGCCGTAGACTTCCGGCATGCGGCGGAGGCTATATTCGGCACTTTCCCGGATTTGTCACAAACTGGGCCATGCGCCGCGTCGCAAAGGAGCGGCCGGCCATCGTGTATCTTCATCCTTATGAAATCGAGCAGGGAGCCGAAATCGATACCGCATCGCTCGAACCATCGAAGTCACGAGGAATCCGGCGTTTCCACGCGCTTCAGTTGCGAAACCGCGCCACCATGGAACCGAAGATTCTCTCCCTGCTGAGCCGATTTCAATTCGCGCCGCTGGCGGATGTGATCGATCAGACAATCAATAGCCGGGCGGGCTGA
- a CDS encoding YdcF family protein, which produces MSSSENRTASDGSGVESIATAGSLTEAMLDRDRPRTGPLRRIVRWIERGSAIVLLACAVFILSPISDAVYRSMDCADELRPAKFIICLGGNGNRIIESVRLLKEGWAETLVVTNVGRYAEEMRQVAVDWGADPSRVVVDRESPTTRHHPEGSRKAAHIDIANDVCIIVTSYTHLKRSRACFERAGYRHLIMREPRWERGSRDPEATSWKGRFLIFPQMVYEGAAWIEYRIREAI; this is translated from the coding sequence ATGTCAAGTTCGGAGAATCGCACTGCATCAGACGGCTCCGGCGTCGAATCGATCGCCACGGCCGGTTCGCTGACCGAGGCAATGCTGGATCGGGACCGACCACGGACCGGTCCCTTGCGTCGCATCGTCCGCTGGATCGAGCGTGGATCGGCCATCGTGCTGCTGGCGTGCGCAGTGTTTATTCTCTCGCCAATCTCCGATGCCGTCTACCGATCGATGGATTGTGCGGACGAATTGAGACCGGCGAAGTTCATTATTTGTCTTGGGGGCAATGGTAATCGCATCATTGAATCGGTACGGCTGCTCAAGGAGGGCTGGGCCGAAACGCTGGTTGTCACCAATGTCGGCAGATATGCGGAGGAAATGCGACAGGTTGCCGTCGATTGGGGCGCCGATCCGTCAAGAGTGGTGGTCGATCGTGAATCGCCGACGACCCGGCATCATCCTGAGGGATCGCGAAAGGCCGCACACATCGACATCGCAAACGATGTCTGCATCATTGTGACGAGCTATACGCACCTCAAACGCTCGCGTGCCTGCTTCGAGCGGGCCGGATATCGGCATCTCATCATGCGTGAGCCACGATGGGAAAGAGGCTCGCGAGATCCGGAAGCAACAAGTTGGAAGGGGCGGTTTCTGATTTTCCCGCAGATGGTTTACGAAGGCGCGGCGTGGATTGAGTATCGGATCCGCGAGGCGATCTGA
- a CDS encoding glycosyltransferase family 2 protein encodes MKLFIQIPCLNEEATLPATLRDLPTQIPGIDEINVLIIDDGCTDRTIEVARQHGVKHIVSFTGNRGLGHAFAAGFDYCLRHGADIIVNTDGDNQYFGGDIPKLVQPIIEGRADLVIGDREPEKVPHFSFIKKKMQTLGSHVVSRLANLKVPDVASGFKAYSREAAMRFSLSTDFDHTVDHVIQAGRKRIITVSVPIRTNDKLRESRLFSNIGVFITHSISIMLRVYSSYRAMKIFSTLGAITFGVGFIIGLRFIWLWLAAGRLPNEHTQSLILSAILLLAGFQMVLTGIVADLINASRGVLEDVSYRLRRMELEQDERRKE; translated from the coding sequence ATGAAACTCTTCATTCAAATCCCCTGCTTGAACGAAGAAGCCACTCTCCCGGCCACCTTGCGCGACCTTCCCACGCAAATCCCCGGAATCGATGAGATCAACGTGCTCATAATCGACGACGGATGCACCGACCGCACGATCGAGGTTGCACGTCAGCACGGCGTCAAACACATCGTCAGCTTTACGGGAAATCGTGGACTGGGGCATGCATTTGCGGCCGGGTTTGACTATTGCCTGCGCCATGGCGCGGACATCATCGTCAACACCGACGGGGACAACCAGTACTTCGGCGGCGACATCCCCAAGCTGGTACAGCCGATCATCGAAGGACGGGCGGACCTCGTCATCGGCGATCGCGAGCCGGAGAAGGTGCCGCACTTCTCGTTTATCAAGAAGAAGATGCAGACGCTCGGCAGCCATGTTGTGAGTCGCCTGGCGAACCTCAAAGTGCCCGACGTCGCCAGTGGTTTCAAAGCGTACTCCCGTGAAGCCGCCATGCGATTTTCGCTGTCCACGGATTTCGACCATACCGTCGATCATGTCATTCAGGCAGGCCGCAAGCGCATCATCACGGTCTCGGTGCCAATTCGCACGAATGACAAGCTCCGCGAATCACGGTTGTTCTCAAATATCGGCGTCTTCATCACGCATTCGATCAGCATCATGCTTCGGGTTTATTCGTCCTACCGGGCGATGAAAATCTTCAGCACGCTCGGCGCGATCACGTTCGGCGTCGGATTCATCATCGGACTGCGGTTCATCTGGTTATGGCTCGCCGCGGGCAGACTGCCCAACGAACATACCCAATCGCTCATTCTGTCGGCGATTCTTTTGCTGGCAGGCTTTCAAATGGTGCTGACCGGCATCGTCGCCGATCTGATCAACGCCAGCCGGGGCGTGCTGGAGGACGTCTCCTACCGACTCCGCCGAATGGAACTCGAGCAGGACGAGCGCCGCAAGGAATAA
- a CDS encoding MMPL family transporter, with protein sequence MIALVIVALAAPGLTRLQLRTDGHALLPLHDPGILIDDQVRSTFHLRDQIVVLITASDADGIFNTRTLSLIRNVTDRLIALPDIDSSHVTSLSTEKNDRVMPGTLNFQTFLAEIPQSPEAIARLRDDLRKLDIYRGTLISHDEKAACVLVGVRVGQNRQAMYHAVRKLASEMTPAPDRIDVVGAPVAESLLGTHILEDLGVPSAWMGGWDPTEPPMTGLPRSLFDLRRWIAGNIGLVPIAVATMALVFLARFRNPIAAAIPLMEAGSCLVFTFGLMGWSGVPVYLTIAVLPIILCAAGITDEIHIFSRYRQLAAEMPNADGRGLIAATVNDLWRPIVKTSMTTAVAFCSFALSDLKPVQAFGVFCAIGILFCLAWSLTVAPAMLALIPRGRLVRPRLLSMEDRVPPPNGSRPAAVAQWIIGRRSIILLSAAALLVATPWGIAKLRVQDSWIDGFSPHSEFRRATEAVNRGFFGAHVLALEIASPDWQIHGDLDPEAVGMFDFSVPIDAVCSETDISPGNWVGAFARIEVSIDREASSARATSSSLISPRSATINLPSRFVRLVEIESVEQQAGQVLVRTKREGGPLNFHPGGSDPIHMSYTISPRRMYRPETLELIRQLDESIRARHEDAVGGVLGPYEYLAALNYSALARRDDERRIPPNAQRLTWLWEQYERLRGAEKLSQIVTRDGSRCLVTIFLNDANYHRTARLMEHIRDFEREHLSPQQLKIEFAGDVAASQTLIQSIVRTQVRSVIGSLAGILIVTILLNRSIRWGLLAIIPCSLAVVANFAVMGWLNIPIGVATSMFAAMTLGIGVDHGIHLIDRFRSLGASGSRPREAAVQSISTTGPAIVTDAMAICLGFSVMLLSQIPSNARLGILLICCDIACVGSAFLLLPGLMTLQRDRPDERPLKVES encoded by the coding sequence GTGATCGCACTGGTAATTGTCGCACTGGCCGCGCCGGGGTTGACGCGGCTGCAGCTTCGAACGGACGGCCACGCGCTCTTGCCCTTGCACGATCCCGGCATCCTCATTGACGACCAAGTGCGATCGACCTTCCATCTGCGCGATCAAATCGTCGTGCTCATCACGGCGTCCGACGCCGACGGCATTTTCAATACTCGAACGCTCTCGCTGATTCGCAACGTCACCGACCGCCTGATCGCACTGCCGGACATCGATTCGTCGCATGTGACCAGCCTCTCCACGGAGAAAAACGACCGGGTCATGCCGGGCACTCTGAACTTCCAGACGTTTCTGGCCGAGATCCCCCAAAGTCCGGAGGCAATCGCACGGCTTCGGGACGATTTGCGCAAGCTCGACATCTATCGCGGCACGCTCATATCCCATGACGAGAAAGCCGCCTGCGTACTCGTCGGCGTGCGCGTCGGCCAGAACCGGCAGGCGATGTACCACGCAGTCCGAAAGCTGGCGTCCGAAATGACGCCCGCGCCCGACAGGATCGATGTCGTCGGCGCACCGGTCGCGGAGTCGCTACTGGGCACGCACATTCTGGAAGATCTCGGCGTGCCGTCGGCGTGGATGGGTGGATGGGATCCCACGGAGCCGCCGATGACAGGCCTGCCTCGATCCCTGTTTGACCTTCGCCGCTGGATCGCCGGAAACATCGGCCTCGTCCCGATTGCTGTCGCGACGATGGCACTCGTATTCCTCGCGCGATTTCGGAATCCGATCGCAGCCGCGATTCCCTTGATGGAGGCCGGTTCGTGCCTGGTCTTCACCTTCGGGCTGATGGGCTGGTCCGGGGTGCCGGTCTACCTGACGATCGCCGTGCTGCCGATTATCCTCTGCGCCGCCGGAATCACAGACGAAATCCACATCTTCAGCCGTTATCGCCAACTCGCCGCTGAAATGCCGAACGCGGATGGCCGAGGGCTGATCGCCGCAACCGTCAACGATCTCTGGAGACCGATCGTAAAAACCAGCATGACGACGGCCGTTGCATTCTGCTCGTTCGCACTGTCCGACCTGAAACCGGTTCAGGCATTCGGCGTCTTCTGCGCGATCGGCATTCTCTTCTGTCTTGCCTGGTCGCTGACCGTCGCGCCCGCGATGTTGGCCTTGATTCCACGCGGACGGCTCGTGCGGCCGCGATTGCTGTCGATGGAAGACCGCGTTCCTCCTCCAAACGGCAGCAGGCCGGCCGCGGTCGCCCAATGGATCATCGGTCGGCGATCGATCATCCTCCTGTCCGCCGCCGCGCTACTCGTTGCCACGCCGTGGGGAATTGCAAAATTGAGGGTGCAGGACAGTTGGATCGATGGATTTTCACCCCACAGCGAGTTTCGTCGCGCGACCGAGGCGGTGAACCGTGGGTTCTTCGGCGCGCATGTGCTCGCGCTCGAGATCGCGTCGCCCGATTGGCAGATTCATGGCGATCTTGATCCGGAAGCCGTCGGGATGTTTGATTTCAGCGTGCCAATAGACGCGGTTTGCTCGGAGACCGACATCAGTCCGGGCAATTGGGTGGGCGCATTCGCCCGGATCGAAGTCAGCATCGATCGTGAGGCGTCGTCCGCGCGAGCGACGTCGTCATCCTTGATTTCGCCAAGATCGGCGACGATCAATCTGCCTTCTCGCTTTGTCCGCCTCGTGGAAATTGAATCCGTGGAGCAGCAGGCGGGCCAAGTCCTGGTCAGGACAAAGCGCGAAGGCGGCCCGCTGAATTTCCACCCCGGAGGTTCGGATCCGATTCACATGTCGTACACCATTTCGCCGCGCCGAATGTATCGTCCTGAGACACTTGAACTGATCCGCCAACTCGACGAATCGATCCGAGCGAGGCACGAAGACGCTGTCGGCGGAGTGCTCGGTCCCTACGAGTATCTCGCCGCACTAAACTACTCCGCGTTGGCGCGTCGCGACGACGAACGCCGGATCCCACCGAACGCGCAGCGTCTGACCTGGCTCTGGGAGCAATATGAACGGCTGCGTGGAGCGGAGAAACTCTCGCAAATCGTCACGCGCGATGGTTCACGCTGCCTGGTGACGATCTTCCTCAATGACGCCAATTACCACCGCACGGCTCGGCTCATGGAGCACATTCGTGACTTCGAGCGCGAGCACCTGTCTCCACAGCAACTGAAGATCGAATTCGCCGGCGACGTGGCCGCCAGCCAGACTTTGATCCAATCCATTGTGCGTACGCAGGTACGCTCGGTTATCGGATCACTTGCGGGGATTCTGATTGTCACGATTCTGCTCAATCGATCGATCCGCTGGGGCCTGCTCGCGATCATTCCGTGTTCGCTCGCGGTCGTCGCGAACTTCGCCGTAATGGGCTGGCTGAATATTCCGATCGGAGTGGCAACCTCGATGTTCGCGGCGATGACGCTGGGAATCGGCGTCGATCACGGGATTCATCTCATCGACCGCTTTCGATCTCTGGGCGCTTCCGGATCACGGCCTCGTGAAGCGGCGGTCCAATCGATCTCAACAACAGGCCCGGCCATCGTCACCGACGCGATGGCGATCTGCCTGGGCTTCAGTGTCATGCTGTTGTCTCAGATTCCGTCAAACGCTCGATTGGGGATTCTTCTAATCTGCTGCGATATCGCCTGCGTCGGGTCGGCATTCCTGCTATTGCCCGGTTTAATGACGCTTCAGCGGGATCGTCCGGACGAACGCCCCTTGAAAGTCGAGTCGTAG